A stretch of Sphingomicrobium flavum DNA encodes these proteins:
- a CDS encoding sensor histidine kinase translates to MSDPVSTMKDDKPAGTVRRLQRESVATLARSAGQQVPIKPSQTLRGGGLDRPFFADKNRAFWILQALGWSGYFILRFLTGLANNFGAIFAVHVLILTATGYSLTLLLASIYKRLITMQATITALVSLILVVLASAVFSFVETWSFSTFVNSDFRPEGVQFLGGVILGFSLLAAWSALYYGINYYLLLEDQIDQRMLLESQASSAHLAMLRYQLNPHFLFNTLNSISTLVLLKQTNRANAMLSRLSNFLRYTLVNEPTAKVPLAKEVETLKLYLEIEKMRFEERLRPHFRIDADTVNAHLPSLLLQPLVENAIKYAVTPAEEGADIWISANREGEAVRIEVSDSGPGASGSREQIKSTGVGLQNIRERLANAYGAAHGFRTRENEKGGFSVILQIPYRTEDI, encoded by the coding sequence GTGAGTGATCCTGTCTCCACGATGAAGGACGACAAGCCGGCAGGCACGGTGCGGCGGTTGCAGCGCGAATCCGTGGCGACGCTGGCGCGCTCGGCCGGGCAGCAGGTGCCGATCAAGCCGTCGCAGACCCTGCGCGGCGGCGGGCTCGACAGGCCTTTCTTCGCCGACAAGAACCGCGCCTTCTGGATTTTGCAGGCGCTGGGGTGGAGCGGCTATTTCATCCTGCGCTTCCTGACCGGGCTGGCCAACAATTTCGGCGCCATCTTCGCGGTGCATGTGCTGATCCTGACCGCGACGGGCTATTCGCTGACCCTGTTGCTGGCCAGCATCTACAAGCGGCTGATCACCATGCAGGCGACGATCACCGCGCTGGTTTCGCTGATCCTGGTCGTGCTGGCATCGGCGGTTTTTTCCTTTGTGGAAACCTGGAGCTTTTCCACCTTCGTCAATTCCGACTTCCGCCCCGAAGGCGTGCAGTTCCTTGGCGGGGTCATCCTTGGCTTTTCGCTGCTGGCGGCATGGTCGGCGCTCTATTACGGCATCAACTATTATCTGCTGCTGGAAGACCAGATCGATCAGCGCATGCTGCTGGAAAGCCAGGCAAGCAGCGCACATCTGGCGATGCTGCGCTACCAGCTCAATCCGCATTTCCTGTTCAACACGCTCAATTCGATTTCCACGCTGGTCTTGTTGAAACAGACCAACCGCGCCAACGCGATGCTGTCGCGGCTGTCCAACTTCCTGCGCTACACGCTGGTCAACGAGCCGACCGCCAAGGTGCCGCTGGCCAAGGAAGTGGAGACGCTAAAGCTCTATCTTGAGATCGAGAAGATGCGGTTTGAGGAACGGTTGCGGCCGCATTTCCGGATCGATGCCGATACGGTCAATGCGCATCTGCCCTCGCTGCTGCTTCAGCCGTTGGTGGAAAATGCCATCAAATATGCCGTGACACCGGCCGAGGAAGGCGCCGATATCTGGATCAGCGCCAATCGCGAGGGCGAGGCGGTCAGGATCGAGGTTTCCGATAGCGGACCCGGCGCGTCGGGCAGCCGCGAACAGATCAAATCCACAGGGGTGGGGCTGCAGAATATCCGCGAGCGCCTTGCCAACGCCTATGGGGCGGCTCACGGATTTCGCACCAGAGAGAACGAAAAGGGGGGCTTTAGCGTTATCCTCCAAATCCCTTATCGAACGGAAGACATATGA
- a CDS encoding LytR/AlgR family response regulator transcription factor produces MTIRTILVDDESLAIQGLQLRLEAHDDVEIVATANNGREGIRQIKTHKPDLVFLDIQMPGFDGFSVISGMMDVEPPLFVFVTAYSEHAVKAFEAEAVDYLVKPVDEDRLAATLERVRERMSEKGAAEMAGKLQEALAEVAPEAAEQIGEGSDAPSSSRYEQVINIRDQGQIFRVEVKDIEMIEAAGDYMVIKTGENSLVLRETMKDLEKRLDPRHFQRVHRSTIVNLDQVRQVKPHTNGECFLILGSGGEVKVSRSYRDVVARFVH; encoded by the coding sequence ATGACCATTCGTACAATCCTAGTTGATGATGAATCGCTCGCCATCCAGGGGCTGCAGTTGCGGCTTGAGGCGCATGACGATGTCGAGATCGTCGCCACCGCCAATAATGGCCGCGAAGGCATCCGCCAGATCAAGACCCACAAGCCCGATCTGGTCTTCCTCGATATCCAGATGCCGGGCTTTGACGGCTTTTCGGTGATTTCGGGCATGATGGACGTCGAGCCGCCGCTGTTCGTGTTCGTGACGGCTTATTCGGAACATGCCGTCAAGGCGTTCGAGGCTGAAGCGGTCGACTATCTGGTCAAGCCGGTGGACGAGGATCGCCTTGCCGCGACGCTCGAGCGTGTGCGCGAACGGATGAGCGAGAAGGGCGCGGCCGAAATGGCGGGCAAGCTTCAGGAAGCGCTAGCCGAAGTGGCGCCCGAGGCCGCCGAGCAGATTGGCGAGGGCAGCGATGCCCCCTCGTCGAGCCGCTACGAGCAGGTGATCAATATCCGCGACCAGGGCCAGATCTTCCGCGTCGAGGTGAAGGATATCGAGATGATCGAGGCCGCGGGCGACTATATGGTCATCAAGACGGGCGAGAACAGCCTTGTATTGCGCGAAACGATGAAGGATCTGGAAAAACGTCTCGACCCCAGGCACTTTCAGCGCGTGCACCGCTCGACCATCGTCAATCTGGACCAGGTCCGGCAGGTCAAGCCGCACACCAATGGCGAATGTTTCCTGATTCTGGGATCGGGCGGCGAAGTGAAGGTCAGCCGTTCCTATCGCGACGTGGTCGCACGGTTCGTGCACTAG